CACGTCAACGGCAAGGACGACCTCTGGGCGCTGATGATCGACCGGGTGTCCCGGGAGCTGGCCGCACCGGACGGGGCGACGGACTGGCGGGAGGTGCTGCGCTCCTACGCCCTCCAGACCCGGGACCTGATGCTCGCCCACCCGTGGATGGCGGTCATGCCCACCCCGGTGATCATGCTGACGCCGTCGCGGATGGCCGTGGCGGAACGGCAGTTGGCCGCGCTCGCCGTCTGCGGCCTGGACGCCGACTCGGTGATGGCCGCGTTCCGGACCGTCACCTCCTTCGTGCATGGTTCCGCCCAGACCGAGATCGGCATGCGGGAGTACCAGGAACGCCACGGCTGGACCAGCGGCGACGAGACCCGCCGGGCCCTCGCCCCGCAGATGGTCTACCTGATGAGCACGGGCCGCTATCCGACCTACGACCAGTACGCCCTCAGCGCTACCCGCAAGGACGACCGGGCCTGGGAGTTCGCCTTCGGCCTCGACTGCGTGCTCGACGGCATCGCGCAGCGCCTCGGGATCTGACGGGGGCGTACGCGAAAGAAGCCCCGGCCCTCCTGGACGGAGGAGAGCCGGGGCTCCCGCTGTGAGGGGCGTCTAGTACGAGGAACCCGACGCGCCCAGTGACCCCGTGGGGTGCCAGACCGTTTTCGTCTCCAGGAACGCCGTCATGCGGTCGATGCCGGGCGTCTCCGCGTAATCCACAGGCTGTGGACGGAGAACGCGCTTGAGGTTGTCGGCCGCGGCGATCTCCAGTTCCTTCGCCAGGACCTCGTCGGCGCCCGCGAGGTCGATCGCGTTGACGTCCTGGTGGGCCGCCAGCGGGGTCGCGATCTCCGCCGTGCGGCCCGAGAGGACGTTGACCACGCCGCCGGGGACGTCCGAGGTGGCCAGTACCTCCGCCAGGGACAGCGCGGGGAGCGGGGACCTCTCGCTCGCCACCACGACCGCCGTGTTGCCGGTCGCGATCACCGGGGCGACGACCGACACCAGGCCCAGGAAGGACGACTCCTGCGGGGCCAGGACCGCCACCACGCCCGTCGGCTCGGGGGAGGAGAGGTTGAAGAACGGACCCGCCACCGGGTTGCCGCCCCCGACCACCTGGGCGATCTTGTCGGTCCAGCCCGCGTACCAGACCCAGCGGTCGATCGTGGCGTCCACGACCGCCGCCGCCTTGGACTTCGACAGCCCCTCGGCGTCGGCCACCTCACGGGTGAACTGGTCGCGGCGGCCCTCCAGCATCTCGGCGACGCGGTAGAGGACCTGGCCGCGGTTGTACGCCGTCGCGCCGGACCAGCCGCCGAACGCCTTGCGGGCGGCCACTACCGCGTCACGGGCGTCCTTGCGGGAGGACAGGGGTGCGTTCGCCAGCCACTTGCCCTTCGAGTCGGTCACCTCGTACACCCGGCCGCTCTCGGAACGCGGGAACTTTCCGCCCACGTACAGCTTGTAGGTCTTCAGTACGGTGAGTCGCTCAGACATCAAGGTACGCCTCCAGGCCGTGGCGGCCGCCCTCGCGGCCGAAGCCCGACTCCTTGTAGCCGCCGAACGGCGAGGTGGGGTCGAACTTGTTGAACGTGTTGGACCAGACGACGCCCGCGCGGAGCTTGTTCGCGACCGCCAGGATGCGGGAGCCCTTCTCCGTCCAGATGCCGGCGGAGAGGCCGTACGGCGTGTTGTTGGCCTTGGCGACCGCCTCGTCCGGGGTGCGGAAGGTCAGCACCGACAGCACCGGGCCGAAGATCTCGTCGCGGGCGACGGTGTGCGCCTGGGTGACGTTCGTGAAGAGCGTCGGGGCGAACCAGTAGCCGCTCTCCGGAAGTTCACAGGCCGGCGACCAGCGCTCGGCGCCCTCCGCCTCGCCCTGCTCGACGAGGGAGGTGATGCGGGTGAGCTGTTCCTCGGAGTTGATCGCGCCGATGTCCGTGTTCTTGTCGAGCGGGTCGCCCAGGCGGAGCGTCGACAGCCGGCGCTTCAGGGACTCCAGCAGCTCGTCCTGGATCGACTCCTGGACCAGCAGGCGGCTGCCCGCGCAGCAGACCTGGCCCTGGTTGAAGAAGATGCCGTTGACGATGCCCTCGACGGCCTGGTCCAGGGGCGCGTCGTCGAAGACGATGTTGGCGCCCTTGCCGCCCAGTTCGAGCGTGACCTTCTTGGGGGTGCCGGCGACCGTGCGGGCGATCTCCTTGCCGACGGCCGTGGAGCCGGTGAAGGCGACCTTGTTCACGTCCGGGTGGACGACCAGCGCCGCGCCCGCGCCGCCGTAGCCGGGGAGGATGTTGACGACGCCCTTGGGCAGGCCCGCCTGGCGGCAGATGTCCGCGAAGAACAGCGCCGACAGCGGGGTGGTCTCGGCCGGCTTCAGCACGACCGTGTTGCCGGTCGCGAGCGCCGGGGCGATCTTCCACGCCAGCATCAGCAGCGGGAAGTTCCAGGGGATGACCTGGCCCGCCACGCCCAGCGGCCGCGGGTTCGCGCCGAAGCCGGCGTGGTCGAGCTTGTCGGCCCAGCCGGCGTAGTAGAAGAAGTGCGCCGCGACCAGGGGGAGGTCCGCGTCGCGGGTCTCCTTGATCGGCTTGCCGTTGTCGAGGGTTTCGAGGACGGCGAGCTCGCGGGAGCGCTCCTGGATGATCCGCGCGATGCGGAACAGGTACTTGGCGCGCTCCGAGCCGGGCAGCGCCGACCACTTCTCGAAGGCCTTGCGCGCGGCCTGCACCGCGCGGTCGACGTCCGCCTCACCGGCCTGGGCGATCTCGGAGAGCACCTCCTCGGTGCTCGGCGAGACCGTCTTGAAGACCTTGCCGTCGGCCGCCTCCACGAACTCGCCGTCGATGAACAGGCCGTACGAGGGCGCGATGTCGACGACCGAGCGCGACTCGGGGGCCGGTGCGTATGCGAATACCGATGCCATGGTGATCAGTCCACCGTCACGTAGTCGGGGCCGGAGTAGCGGCCGGTGGCCAGCTTCTGGCGCTGCATCAGCAGGTCGTTCAGCAGCGAGGAGGCGCCGAAGCGGAACCAGTGGTTGTCCAGCCAGTCCTCGCCGGCGGTCTCGTTGACCAGCACGAGGAACTTGATGGCGTCCTTCGAGGTGCGGATGCCGCCGGCCGGCTTCACGCCGACCTGGATGCCGGTCTGTGCACGGAAGTCACGCACCGCCTCCAGCATGAGAAGCGTGTTCGCCGGGGTCGCGTTGACGGCGACCTTTCCGGTGGACGTCTTGATGAAGTCCGCGCCCGCCAGCATCCCGAGCCAGCTCGCGCGGCGGATGTTGTCGTACGTCGACAGCTCGCCTGTCTCGAAGATGACCTTCAGGCGCGCTGACGTGCCGCAGGCCTCCTTCACGGCGGTGATCTCGTCGTACACCTTCAAGTATCGGCCCGCGAGGAACGCCCCGCGGTCGATGACCATGTCGATCTCGTCGGCGCCCGCGGCGACGGCCTCGCGGACGTCGGCCAGCTTGACGGTGAGCGGGGCGCGCCCGGCCGGGAACGCCGTGGCGACGGAGGCGACCTTCACGCCGGAGCCGGCGACGGCCTCCTTGGCCACGGCCACCATGTCCGGATAGACGCAGACCGCGGCCGTCGTGGGCGCCGTACGGTCGGTCGGGTCGGGCCGGACCGCCTTCGCGCCGAGCGCCCGGACCTTGCCCGGGGTGTCCGCGCCTTCCAGCGTCGTCAGGTCGACCATCGAGATGGCGAGGTCGATGGCGAACGCCTTGGCGGTCGTCTTGATCGAACGGGTACCGAGGGAGGCCGCACGCCCCTCCAGTCCGACCGCGTCGACGCCGGGGAGCCCGTGGAGGAAGCGGCGCAGCGCGCTGTCGGACGAGGTGACGTCCTTGAGGGGGTGAGCTGCGGTGAGTGCAGAACTGGGCATGGTCACCAGACGAGCATATCTACGCGCGTAGCGGCTGTACAGCCCCCGGTTTTGCCCGGGTGGGGTTGGGGTGGCCGACCTACGGTCCGGCAGAATCGAGGCATGACGAGCCCCGAGTCCCAGTCGCCCCCGCCGCAGCCTCCGGAGCCCGAGTCCAAGGACCGGGTGTACCGGTCGGTTCCGGCCATCGCCGGTGGCGTGCTGCTGCTGGCCATCGCCGGGTGGCTCGGCATCGACGCGCTGATATCGGGCGAGGGGCGTACGCCGTGGATGGCGCTCGCCGTGCTGATCCTGATCGTGCCGCTGGTCGTCGCCTTCACGCTGCGGCCCGCCGTGTACGCGGGAGACGACCGGCTGCGCATCCGCAACCCGTTCCGCGTCATCGTGCTGCCCTGGGGGCAGATCGCCTCGCTGAAGTCCGCCTACTCGAACGAGGTCCTCACCGAGTCCGGCGCCAAGTACCAGCTCTGGGCCGTGCCCGTCTCGCTGCGCGCCCGCAAGAAGGCCGCCCGGCGTGAGATGCGGGCGACTGCGCAGGCGCGGCGGGAGATGGGGCGGGACGAGGGGCGCGGCAGTGCGCTCGGGATGCGGGCGGGGCTGGGCGACGGCCTCGGCGGGGGGCCCGTGTCCGACGGGCCCGTGCGGGCGGAGACCGACCGGATCATGGACGAGCTGCGGGGGTTGCACGAGGCACGGCACCAGGCGGAGACGGCGCGGGGGGACGTGACCGTGCGGTGGGCCTACGAGGTGGTGGGGCCGGCGGTTGTGGGAGCGCTGCTGGTGTTGATTCTGGTGCTGGCGGGCTGACGGGGCGGGCCTTGGGCCTCGGGGCGTCTGTCAGCCTGGGGAAGGGCGGCCCCGGGCCGGGATGCTCGGCTTCGCCGGGGCCGTCTGGTCGGACTGTTTCAGATACCTGCGGCGGTCGACAGGTCGCGCTTGATCGACTCCAGTAGGTCCGTCGCCTGTGCGCGGGCCGTGGGGAGGTCGGCGTGGGCGGCGACCGGGACCACGACCTCCAGGTAGCACTTCAGCTTCGGCTCCGTGCCGCTCGGGCGGACGATCACCCGGGCGCCGTCGAGGGTGTAGCGCAGGCCGTCGGTGGGCGGGAGGGTGCCCGTGCCCTGGGTGAGGTCGTCGGTGCGGGTGATCGGCAGGCCGGCGAGTTGGGCCGGGGGCTGTTCCCGCAGGCGGCGCATCGCGGCCGCGATGAGGGAGAGGTCCTCGACGCGGACCGAGAGCTGGTCCGTGGCGTGCAGGCCGTGTTCCACGGCCAGGTCGTCGAGAAGGTCCAGGAGGGTGCGGCCCTCCTCCTTGAGCTGTGAGGCCAGTTCCGTGATCAGGAGTGCCGCCGTGATGCCGTCCTTGTCGCGTACGCCGTCCGGGTCGACGCAGTAGCCGAGGGCCTCCTCGTAGCCGTAGCGCAGGCCCTCGGCGCGGGCGATCCACTTGAAGCCGGTGAGCGTCTCGACGTGGGGGAGGCCTGCCTTCTCGGCGATACGGCCGAGGAGGGAGGACGAGACGATCGACTCGGCGAAGGTGCCGGTCGCTCCGCGGCGGACCAGGTGGGCGGCGAGGAGGGCGCCGACCTCGTCGCCGCGGAGCATGCGCCAGTCGTCGCCGTCCTGCACGGCGACGGCGCAGCGGTCCGCGTCCGGGTCGTTGGCGATGATCAGGTCGGGGGCGGGGGTGGTCGCGCGGGCCTTCGCGAATGCCAGGTCCATCGCGCCGGGCTCCTCCGGGTTGGGGAACGCGACGGTCGGGAAGTCCGGGTCGGGGTCGGCCTGCTCCGCGACGAGGGCCGGTTCCGGGAAGCCGGCGCGGGCGAAGGCGGCGAGGAGGACGTCCTTGCCGACGCCGTGCATCGCCGTGTACACCGTGCGGGCGGTGCGGGGGGAATCCTTGGCCAGGACGGCGTCGGTGCGGGCGAGGTAGGCGTCGAGGACGCCGTCGTCGAGGGTGTCCCAGCCTTCGGTGGGGCGGCGGACGGTGGCCAGGGACGGGACGGCGGCGATCTCCGTCGCGATGTCGATGTCCGCCGGGGGGACGATCTGGGAGCCGTCGCCGAGGTACACCTTGTAGCCGTTGTCGCGGGGCGGGTTGTGGCTGGCGGTGACCTCTACGCCGGCGACCGCGCCGAGGTGCCTTATCGCGAAGGCGAGGACGGGGGTGGGGAGGGGGCGGGGGAGGACGGCGGCGCGGAGGCCGGCGCCGGTCATGACGGCGGCGGTGTCGCGGGCGAAGTCGTGCGACTTGTGGCGGGCGTCGTAGCCGATGACGACCAGGCCGTCGTGGTGGCCCTGCTTCTTGAGATACGCGGCGAGGCCGGCGGCCGCGCGGATGACGACCGAGCTGTTCATGCGCATGGGACCGGCGCCGAGTTCGCCACGGAGGCCGGCGGTGCCGAACTGGAGGGTGCCGCTGAAGCGGGCGGCGAGTTCGGTGTGGTCCTGGGCGTCGATGAGGCGGGCGAGCTCGGTGCGGGTTTCCGGGTCGGGGTCCTCGGTGAGCCACGCCTGGGCCTGTGCGATGAGTTCGTCGTGCACGGTCTGTGTCAGCCTCTCCGGTTGTCGTGCGGGTTGCCTCCGGCGGTTGTGCCGGGTGCCGGGTGCCTGCGGTGGCCTGTGCGGCTTCGGTGGGGGTGCGCGCAGCGCCTGCCGGGGTGCGGTGGGTCGGGGCCGCGCCGGGGGGTGTCCGTCCTCGGAACGGCGCGATGGGGTCGGATACCGACTAACCGTCCGTTGACGCGCCAACCGCTGCGGACGGACACCCCCCGACACGGCCCCTTCTCGCCGTGCGCGGCTGCGGGCGCGTCGTGGCCCGCCCCAGCTGCGGGCAGTCGTGCCTCAGCCCAGTGCCTTAAGGGCCTGGGAGGTACCCCCAGGGCGGCACGGGTGGGCGCAGCGGCACCCCGCTCCGCCGGGCTGCGGACCCACTCGGCCCCGGCAGCGGCGCCGGGTTGCTTACAGGCGCCCCAGGACCTGTGCCAGCAGTGAGCCCATCCTCGTGGCGGAGTCGCGGCCGGCCTGGAGGACCTCTTCGTGGTTGAGGGGCTCCCCGGTCATCCCCGCTGCCAGGTTCGTGACGAGGGAGATGCCCAGAACCTCCGCACCCGCCTCGCGCGCGGCGATCGCCTCCAGGACCGTCGACATGCCCACCAGGTCGGCCCCGATGACCCGGGCCATGCGGATCTCGGCCGGTGTCTCGTAGTGCGGGCCGGGGAACTGGGCGTAGACGCCCTCCTCCAGGGTGGGATCGACCTCCTTGCACAGGGCCCGCAGGCCCGGGGAGTAGAGGTCGGTGAGGTCGACGAAGTTGGCGCCGACGATCGGGGACGTCGCCGTGAGGTTGATGTGGTCGCTGATCAGGACCGGCTGGCCGGGGCGCATGCCCTCGCGCAGGCCGCCGCAGCCGTTGGTGAGGACGATCGTCTTGCAGCCGGCCGACACGGCGGTGCGGACACCGTGGGCGACGGCGGCCACGCCGCGGCCCTCGTAGTAGTGCGTGCGGCCGAGGAAGACGAGGGCGCGCTTGTTGCCGATCCGGTACGAGCGGATCTTGCCTCCGTGGCCCTCGACCGCCGGCGGCGGGAAGCCGGGCAGCTCGGTGACCTGGAGCTCCGCCTCGGGAGCGCCGAGGGCGTCCACGGCCGGGGCCCAGCCGGAGCCCATCACGAGGGCGACGTCGTGTGTCTCGGCGCCCGTGAGTTCGCGCAGGCGGGCCGCGGCGGCGTCGGCGGCGGCGTGGGGGTCGCCCAGGATGTCGTCCGGAAGAAGAGATGCGTTCACGCCGACGAGGGTAGCCGGTGATTGCCTACGCGCGTAGATGGCGGAGCTCACGGGGTGACGATCGTTGTCTTGTCGTTTCCGACGAAGAGAGGGTCAGCAGGGGCGCTTGCGGAGTTCCATCACGTAGTCGTGCGGGGCGCCGGCCGACTCGGCCGCGTCGGCGATCTCGCCCAGATTGCGGGCGGAGGGCAGACCGCCCTCGTAGGCGTTGAGGGTGAAGGCCCAGGCCTGCTCGTCACCCTCCAGGGTGTGGACCCGTACCCGCGTACGGCGGTAGATGTCGAGCCCCACACCCTCCCAGCGGTCGAGTGACTCCTCGTCCATGGGGGCGATGTCGTACAGCGCGACGAAGACCTGGGAGAGGGGGTCCTCGACGATCGTCGGCAGGGCACCCTCCCAGCCCATGTGCTCGCCGCCGAAGGTCAGCCGCCACCCGTTCAGCCAGCCGGTGGCGCGCAGCGGCGAGTGCGGGGCGCGGCGGGACATCAGCCGCGCGTCGAGGTTGCCGGCGTACGCGGCGTAGAGCGACATGGGGAGAGAGTACGGCAGGTACCCCGGGGTCACCCGCGTAACGGAGCCGCATCGGGCGGGCCCCGGGGCGGTGTCACGTCGAGGCGTGCGGGACAATGGAGTACGTGACTCGGATCGTGATCATCGGTGGCGGACCCGGCGGATACGAAGCGGCCCTGGTGGCCGCCCAACTCGGTGCGGAGGTGACCGTCGTCGACTGCGACGGTCTGGGCGGTGCGTCGGTGCTGACCGACTGCGTGCCGTCGAAGACCCTGATCGCCACGGCCGAGGTGATGACCACCTTCGACTCCTCGTACGAGGAACTGGGGATCATCGTCGCCGACGACACCCCGCATCTGGAGCAGAGCGCCCGGGTGGTCGGGGTCGACCTGGGCAAGGTCAACCGGCGTGTGAAGCGGCTCGCGCTCGCCCAGTCGCACGACATCACGGCCTCCGTGACGCGTGCCGGGGCGCGTGTCCTGCGCGGGCGCGGGCGGCTGGAGGGCATGCAGGCGCTCGACGGGTCCCGGAAGGTCGTGGTGCGCGCCGCCGACGGGAGTGAGGAGACCCTCACGGCCGACGCGGTGCTCATCGCCACCGGCGGGCACCCCCGTGAGCTGCCCGACGCCCTGCCGGACGGTGAGCGGATCCTGAACTGGACCCAGGTCTACGACCTCGACGAGCTCCCCGAGGAGCTGATCGTGGTCGGGTCGGGTGTGACCGGTGCCGAGTTCGCCGGTGCCTATCAGGCGCTGGGGTCGAGGGTGACGCTCGTGTCGTCGCGGGACCGGGTGCTGCCCGGTGAGGACCCGGACGCGGCCGCCGTGCTGGAGGAGGTCTTCCGGCGGCGCGGAATGAACGTCATGGGGCGTACCCGGGCGCAGTCCGCCAAGCGGGTCGGGGACCGGGTCGAGGTGACCCTCTCCGACGGGCGGGTCATCACCGGGTCGCACTGCCTCATGGCCGTCGGTGCCGTTCCGAACAGCTCGGGCATGGGGCTGGAGGAAGCCGGCGTCAGGCTGCGCGAGTCCGGTCACATCTGGACCGACAAGGTGTCGCGTACGACCGCTCCGGGCGTGTACGCGGCCGGTGACGTGACGGGCGTGTTCGCCCTCGCCTCCGTGGCCGCCATGCAGGGACGTATCGCCATGTACCACTTCCTGGGCGATGCCGTGGCCCCGCTGAACCTGAAGACCGTCTCGTCGAACGTCTTCACCGACCCGGAGATCGCCACGGTCGGCTACACCCAGGCCGACGTCGACGGCGGGAAGATCGACGCTCGGGGCGTGAAGCTGCCGCTGCTGCGCAACCCGCGCGCGAAGATGCAGGGCATCCGCGACGGCTTCGTCAAGATCTTCTGCCGGCCGGGGACCGGGATCGTGGTCGGCGGTGTGGTCGTGGCGCCGCGTGCCTCGGAACTGATCCACCCCATCTCGGTCGCGGTCGACAACAATCTGACAGTCGAACAGATTGCGAACGCCTTCACCGTCTATCCCTCGTTGTCGGGCTCGATCGCCGAAGTGGCACGGCAGTTGCACACCCGGAAGGACACCGGCGAGGGCTGAGGCCGCATCCGACTCCTCGCTGGTCACGGTGAGTGTTCGACCGTGCGGACGGCATAGGCGGGCGGACTAGGCCCTATACCACTTCCCGCTGCTCCGCGCGAACATCTTCTGCTATTCAGCGCAAACTGCTGAAAGCAGACGGTCGCTGGCGTTACTGTCAGTTTCGTGTTCGCTGCAGAACGTCGCCAATTGATCCTCGAAATGGTGCGAGCGAACGGGGCCGTGTCGCTCCGTGAGCTCGCCCGCGTCGTCCAGACCTCCGAAGTGACCGTACGGCGGGACGTGCGCGCGCTGGAGGCAGAAGGACTCCTCGACCGCCGGCACGGCGGTGCGGTACTGCCGGGCGGTTTCACGCGGGAGTCCGGCTTTCCGCAGAAGTCTCATCTCGCGACCGCCGAGAAGACCGCCATCGCCGACCTCGCCGCGAATTTCGTGGAGGAGGGCGAGGCGATCGTGGTCGGGGCGGGTACGACGACCCAGGAGCTGGCCCGCCGGCTCGCCCGGGTGCCCGGGCTGACCGTCGTCACCAACTCACTTCTCGTCGCGCAGGCGTTGGCCCATGCCAACCGGGTCGAGGTCGTGATGACCGGCGGTACGCTCCGCGGCTCCAACTACGCCCTGGTCGGCAGCGGTGCCGAGCAGTCCCTGCACGGGCTGCGGGTGTCGCGGGCGTTCCTGTCCGGGAGTGGTCTGACCGCGGAGCGGGGACTGTCCACGTCCAACATGCTGTCGGCGTCGGTCGACCGGGCGTTGGTGCAGGCCGCCGCGGAGGTCGTGGTCCTCGCCGACCACACCAAGCTCGGGACGGACACGATGTTCCAGACCGTGCCGACGGATCTCATCACCCGCCTCGTGACGGACGAACCGCCTGCCCACGACGATCGTGCGGCGACGGAGCTTCAGGCACTCGCCGATCAGGGAGTGCAGATCGCTGTCGCGGGGGCGCCGGGGGGTTCGGCGGGGGCGGGGAGCCCCGGGGGTGATGCCGTCCCGGCGCGTCAGCAGCGCCGGGATGTGCCGTTGCCCGGGCCTCGGAGGCAGGCGCCGGGGGCGGGGAGTGGGTTGCGGTCGGCCGCGATGCTCGGGGAGCAGAGTCCTGGGGCGGAGCGGGCCAGGGTTGCCGATCTGCGGCGGCGTTGACCCGACGGGTCAGCTGAGTCGCTGCTGATTGCCAGGTGCTCGGCGTTGTTGCCGGGGCGGTGTGGGTCGACAGCCTGGCGTGGAAAGGTGCCGCCGGCGGCTGCTGAGGCCGGGGCGTTGCGCAGCCCGGCGGTGCGGGGTGCCTCCCCCAAGCTCTTCGAGCAGGGGGTACCCCCAGCGCCCACCCGTGCCGCCCAAGCGGCATGACTGCCCGCAGCCAAGGCGGCTACGACTGCCCGCAGCCAGGGAACTAGGCCGGCCACGCCTGCCCGCGGCTGAGTGGAGACACCACCGGCGCGGCCCCGAGCCGGGGCCGCGCCGTAGGCGTTGTCCGGTTCGCTCAGTCCTTGATCTCGCAGATCGCCGCGCCGGACGTGACCGACGCGCCGATGTCCGCGCTGAGGCCCTTGATCGTGCCGGACTTGTGCGCGTTCAACGGCTGCTCCATCTTCATGGCCTCGAGGACGACGACGAGGTCGCCCTCCTTGACCTCCTGGCCCTCCTCCACCGCGACCTTGACGATGGTGCCCTGCATGGGGGAGGCGAGGGTGTCGCCGGAGGCGGCGGGGCCCGACTTCTTCGCCGCGCGGCGCTTGGGCTTGGCCCCGGCCGCGAGGCCCGTGCGCGCCAGGGACATGCCCAGGGACGCCGGGAGGGAGACCTCCAGACGCTTGCCGCCGACCTCGACGACCACCGTCTCGCGGCCCGGCTCCTCGTCCGCCTCCAAGGCGTCCGCAGCCGCCGTGAAGGGCTTGATCTCGTTGACGAACTCCGTCTCGATCCAGCGGGTGTGGACCGTGAACGGCCCGTCCTGGCCGTGCACCTCCGGCGCGAACGCCGAATCCCGCACCACCGCACGATGGAACGGGATCGCCGTCGCCATGCCCTCGACCTGGAACTCCTCCAGGGCACGGGCGGCCCGCTCCAGCGCCTCCTTGCGCGTGCGGCCGGTGACGATCAGCTTGGCCAGCAGGGAGTCCCACGCCGGGCCGATGACCGCTCCGGACTCCACGCCCGCGTCCAGCCGCACACCCGGGCCGGACGGCGGGGCGAACGTCGTGACCGTGCCGGGGGCCGGCAGGAAGTTGCGGCCCGGGTCCTCGCCGTTGATGCGGAACTCGAAGGAGTGACCGCGCAGCACCGGGTCGTCGTAGCCGAGCTCCTCGCCGTCGGCGATGCGGAACATCTCGCGGACGAGGTCGATGCCGGCGACCTCCTCGGTGACCGGGTGCTCCACCTGGAGGCGGGTGTTGACCTCGAGGAAGGAGATCGTGCCGTCGTTGCCGACGAGGAACTCGACCGTGCCGGCGCCGACGTAGCCGGCCTCCTTCAGGATCGCCTTGGAGGCCGAGTACAGCTGCTCCACCTGCGCGTCGGACAGGAAGGGGGCGGGCGCTTCCTCCACCAGCTTCTGGTGCCGGCGCTGGAGGGAGCAGTCACGCGTGGAGACCACGACCACGTTGCCGTGCTGGTCGGCGAGGCACTGGGTCTCGACGTGCCGCGGCTTGTCGAGGTAGCGCTCGACGAAGCACTCGCCCCGGCCGAAGGCGGCGACGGCCTCGCGGACCGCCGAGTCGTACAGCTCCGGCACCTCTTCCAGCGTCCGCGCGACCTTCAGACCGCGGCCACCGCCACCGAACGCCGCCTTGATGGCGATCGGCAGCCCGTGCTGCTCGGCGAAGGCGACGACCTCCTCCGCACCGGACACCGGGTCGGGCGTGCCCGCCACCAGCGGGGCGCCCGCGCGCTGCGCGATGTGCCGGGCCGCGACCTTGTCGCCCAGGTCGCGGATCGCCTGCGGGGGCGGGCCGATCCAGATCAGGCCCGCGTCCAGGACCGCCTGCGCGAAGTCCGCGTTCTCGGAGAGGAAGCCGTAGCCGGGGTGGATCGCGTCCGCGCCGGACTCGCGCGCGGCCTTCAGCACCTTCTCGATGTCGAGGTAGCTGGTGCCCGGCGTGTCACCGCCCAGGGCGAACGCCTCATCCGCGGCGCGGACATGCAGAGCGTCCCGGTCCGGGTCGGCGTAGACGGCCACGCTCTTGATGCCGGCATCCCGGCAGGCCCGGGCCACGCGGACAGCGATTTCGCCACGGTTGGCGATGAGCACCTTGCGCACGATGAGGCTCCCTCCTTGAAACAAGCCGAGTTTAGGGACTGCCGACACGGCACTTCGACCCGTCCCCAGTGGTGAGCTTTCCCACACGGAGCGTGATGCGAGGCTCGCTCGACCCGCGAAATCCCTTGTCGCGCAGCGGCAGGCAGTACTTCTCCGGCAAACCCTAGCCCTCCCCTGTGGCCAAGGTCTCTGTCATCACGTGCTGCGGGCCACTCGGTTTCTTTGTGGAGTCCCTACGAATGGCCCAATGATTCTTTGCCCGCCGCAGAACCCTTGTCCCAGGGTTTACCGGTGAGTAGCGTTCGCGATGTCTCGAACGTACTAGGGGTAAGTGGGTGGGCCCGGTGGTGCGCAGGCCGGTGGCGTGGGTCGTGGCGGTGGTGCTGTTCGGTGAGGCGCTCGGAGTCGCCGCGCTGAACTGGTTCCTCGGCGTCGTCGTCGACCGCCAGGAGATGTCCCTGGCCGGGCTCGACCCGCACATGATGTCCGTGTCGTCGAAGATCGGCGGGATCGCCTTCGGCCTCTACTTCGCGCTGTGCGGCCTGGTCGCCCTGCTGGTGGCGCTGCGGGACCGGCCCCCGGCGGGCTTCGGGCGGGTGCTGCTGGTCAGCGCGGCGGTCGTGCACGGCCTGCTCGGCGCCTTCACGTGGGGGCTCGTCGGCTGGCCCGCGTTCCTGTTCATGGTGCTGGTGCTCGGCCTGATCGTGCTGCTGCTCATGACGTACGACCGTCCGGCCGAGCCCGCCGACGCCGCGCCCCAGGGCCGGACGGGAGGCGACGGAACCCCGGTCACTTCTCCGCCGGCGCCCACAACTCCGTGATCCCGACGCCCAGTTCGGCGAGCAGCCGGCGGACGAGGGGCAGGCTGAGACCGATCACGTTGCCGTGGTCGCCGTCGATGCCGTCGATGAACGGGGCCGAGCGGCCGTCCAGTGTGAACGCACCGGCGACGTAGAGAGGTTCGCCGGAGG
This region of Streptomyces caelestis genomic DNA includes:
- a CDS encoding phospho-sugar mutase, translated to MHDELIAQAQAWLTEDPDPETRTELARLIDAQDHTELAARFSGTLQFGTAGLRGELGAGPMRMNSSVVIRAAAGLAAYLKKQGHHDGLVVIGYDARHKSHDFARDTAAVMTGAGLRAAVLPRPLPTPVLAFAIRHLGAVAGVEVTASHNPPRDNGYKVYLGDGSQIVPPADIDIATEIAAVPSLATVRRPTEGWDTLDDGVLDAYLARTDAVLAKDSPRTARTVYTAMHGVGKDVLLAAFARAGFPEPALVAEQADPDPDFPTVAFPNPEEPGAMDLAFAKARATTPAPDLIIANDPDADRCAVAVQDGDDWRMLRGDEVGALLAAHLVRRGATGTFAESIVSSSLLGRIAEKAGLPHVETLTGFKWIARAEGLRYGYEEALGYCVDPDGVRDKDGITAALLITELASQLKEEGRTLLDLLDDLAVEHGLHATDQLSVRVEDLSLIAAAMRRLREQPPAQLAGLPITRTDDLTQGTGTLPPTDGLRYTLDGARVIVRPSGTEPKLKCYLEVVVPVAAHADLPTARAQATDLLESIKRDLSTAAGI
- a CDS encoding purine-nucleoside phosphorylase, whose product is MNASLLPDDILGDPHAAADAAAARLRELTGAETHDVALVMGSGWAPAVDALGAPEAELQVTELPGFPPPAVEGHGGKIRSYRIGNKRALVFLGRTHYYEGRGVAAVAHGVRTAVSAGCKTIVLTNGCGGLREGMRPGQPVLISDHINLTATSPIVGANFVDLTDLYSPGLRALCKEVDPTLEEGVYAQFPGPHYETPAEIRMARVIGADLVGMSTVLEAIAAREAGAEVLGISLVTNLAAGMTGEPLNHEEVLQAGRDSATRMGSLLAQVLGRL
- a CDS encoding gamma-glutamylcyclotransferase, whose product is MSLYAAYAGNLDARLMSRRAPHSPLRATGWLNGWRLTFGGEHMGWEGALPTIVEDPLSQVFVALYDIAPMDEESLDRWEGVGLDIYRRTRVRVHTLEGDEQAWAFTLNAYEGGLPSARNLGEIADAAESAGAPHDYVMELRKRPC
- a CDS encoding NAD(P)H-quinone dehydrogenase, which codes for MEYVTRIVIIGGGPGGYEAALVAAQLGAEVTVVDCDGLGGASVLTDCVPSKTLIATAEVMTTFDSSYEELGIIVADDTPHLEQSARVVGVDLGKVNRRVKRLALAQSHDITASVTRAGARVLRGRGRLEGMQALDGSRKVVVRAADGSEETLTADAVLIATGGHPRELPDALPDGERILNWTQVYDLDELPEELIVVGSGVTGAEFAGAYQALGSRVTLVSSRDRVLPGEDPDAAAVLEEVFRRRGMNVMGRTRAQSAKRVGDRVEVTLSDGRVITGSHCLMAVGAVPNSSGMGLEEAGVRLRESGHIWTDKVSRTTAPGVYAAGDVTGVFALASVAAMQGRIAMYHFLGDAVAPLNLKTVSSNVFTDPEIATVGYTQADVDGGKIDARGVKLPLLRNPRAKMQGIRDGFVKIFCRPGTGIVVGGVVVAPRASELIHPISVAVDNNLTVEQIANAFTVYPSLSGSIAEVARQLHTRKDTGEG
- a CDS encoding DeoR/GlpR family DNA-binding transcription regulator, with the protein product MFAAERRQLILEMVRANGAVSLRELARVVQTSEVTVRRDVRALEAEGLLDRRHGGAVLPGGFTRESGFPQKSHLATAEKTAIADLAANFVEEGEAIVVGAGTTTQELARRLARVPGLTVVTNSLLVAQALAHANRVEVVMTGGTLRGSNYALVGSGAEQSLHGLRVSRAFLSGSGLTAERGLSTSNMLSASVDRALVQAAAEVVVLADHTKLGTDTMFQTVPTDLITRLVTDEPPAHDDRAATELQALADQGVQIAVAGAPGGSAGAGSPGGDAVPARQQRRDVPLPGPRRQAPGAGSGLRSAAMLGEQSPGAERARVADLRRR